Genomic segment of Penaeus vannamei isolate JL-2024 chromosome 36, ASM4276789v1, whole genome shotgun sequence:
AGTTCCTTCCCCTGCTTGCCTCCTGCCCTTCAGTAGTGGTCCGTGTCGCCCGACGGCTCAGCGCGAACTAGATGGGCTGGTACTCTTGGGACGAGCCTGCGCTGCCGTAGGTCGAGTCGACGTCGCCCTCCTGGCTGCCGAGCAGacgccgcttctcctcctccgccttggaGAGCGAGCCGTTGACGCCGAGGGGCGGCGCGGGCGTCCTGCCGATGCCCGTGCACACGAAGAGCGCCGTGACGAGGGCGACCAGCGCGTgcagcaccgccaccaccaccgtcgCCCACTTGAACCCGATGTTGTCGAGCAGGACGCCCCCGATGGAGGGCCCGGCGAAGCACCCGAGGGCGAAGGTGGACGTCCAGATCCCGGAGACGAGGCCGTAGGTGCTGAGGTCGTCGGGGAAGCCGTGGGCGATGGCGTCGCGGTGGGCGCCGCTGAAGGTGGCCACCAGCTCCGCCCCGAAGCCGATGCCGTGGACGACGAGGGAGGCGATGCAGAGGGGAAGCGACGTGTCCAGGGGTAGGAAGGGCATCGGGCCGACGAAGGTGAAGGCCACCACCACGACGACGGCTCCGAAGGCGGTCACGCCCCGCGGAGACAGCTTCTTGTCGCAGAGCCAGCCCCAGCACGGCGCCGAGAGGGCGTACGTGGCGCCGTTGAGCACGAACATGAGCCCCATCTGCAGGGGCGACAGCTTCAGCGGCCGCAGGTGGGGCTCCAGCGTGGCCTGCAGGAAGCCGATGCTGAAGGAGGCGGCCATGATGGCGAAGGCGGCCAGCATGATGCTGGGGAGGCGCAGCGCGGCCAGCAGCTGTCCGCCGCTGCTCCCGGAGTCGCCGCTGCCCTCCGAGTCCTCCTTCGGCAGGAGGCAGCAAGTGACGACGGCGGCGCAGAGCAGCACGCAGCCGCACACGACGAAGGGCAAGTAGTAGCCGCCGACCTCGTAGAGCGCCCCGCCCACCGTCGGGCCCGCGATGAGCCCGAGGCCGAAGAACGTCTCCATGGTCGCGAACGCCGACCCGACGTTCTTGGGGAACTCCTTGGCGATGATGCTGAAGGCGGAGGTGACGAAGGCGGCATTGCCACACGCCTCCACGATCCTGATGGCGAAGGAGAGGCCGATGAAGGTGCTGGTGTCCTCGACCCGATCCAGCAGGCCGAAGAGGATGCACATGATGGACACCGTGAGGATGCCGGCGTTGTTGATCAGCTTGGCGCCCCAGCGGTTGAGGAACTTGCCGTAGATGGGGCTCACCAGGAACACCGTCAGCTCGAAGATGCCGAAGACCAGGCCGTACTGCGTGGCCGTGGCGCCCTTTCGCTCAGCCTCCGCCGGGTAGAAGGGCGCCTGCAGGGACACGCACACCGCGTTGAAGAACTGGGCGACGCTGAAGGTCACGAGGGTGACCCACTGCCTCCTCGAGTAGCCGGACATCTTGCGAGGACGAGGcaggcgacagacagacaaatctcCTACTCAAAGCTAGCACCGAAGCTATCACAAACTTTCTCAACCCTCTTTCGTCCAcgggagaagagaaacgaaacagaTAACCCGGATAAGGGTTACAAATGACGGGCCACGGGAAGATGTCTCTCACGATCACGAGTGCCTCTCAGGTAACTTGTAAAGCTGAGGTAGACGGGAGCGAGAAGAGCGTGCTGCGTGCCCTCCTCCGTGGCAGCTGCTTGACTGGCGAGGCGATGGTCAGCGGCGGTCGCCATCCTCACATATAAGTCCGCACGACCTGCCAGAGGAAGGACGAGTCCACACTTTTCTCCCTCGTCGCAAATCAGCTGTTTTTGTCCCATTTGACGTCGCAAGATAAACACACCGCGCTTGCTTGTTTACTCGCTCTACATACGCGATTCCGATTCTGCGATGCACGTATTACACATTTCCAAACGAACTGCACctcaacgcacacaaacaaaccgaCGAGaggcaagcacaagcacacgcttCGCAActcgacccccccccttccccctgcgtgCCCTGAGGACAAATGGCGGTCAAGCAGGCCAGGCGACCTGACAACAGCTCAAGCAGATGGTAACACTTCCACCTAATTCGCGATAAGCCAGCACCCGCGCACGCTTGTTCCCCGAACATTCCTACGCCCACGAACGAGCAGTTACAACGACCAGCTGCGCCTAACGACCGGCGAAATACTCCAACTTCTGAACGAGCCTTTTCTCTTCTGAACATGTGAAACGACTGTTCTGGAACTCGAAGGAAACTTCAAATACGAaaatcaacagaaacaataaattaaacaaaacaaccaCCGCAAGGTATGTTGACCTGTTACGCCTATAAATTTACGAATGTACTATTGAAAACGTTATTTCCAATCAGGAATTAACAATTAATAGCTCGCTACTGTGAGAAATATTTAAAATGTCTTTCAAGATATTCTTAATAGAAATCAAAATGGCCTTATGTTGTATTCAGGTATAATTCACTGTGCAAAGGTTGTtcgcataatattttttttaaatatagctTTCAAATTACATAACTGAGTTAAAGGGACCCATAGAACCTTGTTATTTGAAATGTCAAATAAAACCAAACATCCttacctccatctcccttcccccttccctctctctccttctcacctccctcttccttcctctttccctttccctctcccactccctctctctcctcacttccctctcccttccccctttcctctccctctccctccctctccttctcacctctctctcccttcccccttccttctccctctccctctccctgtcacatataagcatattcattcattccttgCTCCAGTCATTCATTTACacattcgttctttttttttttagttacatGCGCACACCCTATTATGTTCTCACCcgccttcacacacgcacacgcacacacacacacacacacacacacacacacacacacacacacacacacacacacacacacacacacacacacacacacacacgcactcaaaccactcattcattcattcattcattcagctaTCGAATCGTCCACATAACTCATATAAcaaatgatatacaatatataatatacaccatatattataatatatacatacatatactcatgccCAGCCTCCTGTACAACATATACTCACTCAATCTTCTTCCCAGACTcagccaccttcccctcccccctctactccatagattcattcactcactcccttcccttctttcctttccttttctctcctttcgtttcccttcccttcctcccctcctttcctttcctttccttcccttcccttccctcccctccccttcctttccttccgttcccttctcccctccacacccccaatATCATTactcatcacccctcctcccgCTGACtcattcccctcgctctcccttcctctcccttccacattcATCTTCGCCCTTCCCTCTATTGACTCATCCAtaccccgctcctcctcctggaCAGACTTACTCATCTCCCCccacactcacccatccacctccccccctcacccgttCCACCAAAATGTCATCCAACTCcactcaacctccctctctcccacaatattattcattcatccatctgcccctcccccttctcatccatCTGTCCCTGGCCCACCGTCATCCAtctgcccctacccccaccttcatccatctgcccctcccccttctcatccatCTGTCCCTGCCCCACCGTCATCCAtctgcccctacccccaccttcatccatctgcccctacccccaccttcatccatctgcccctacccccaccttcatCCATCTGCCCCtgccccaccctcatccacctgcCCCACCGTCATCCAtctgcccctacccccaccttcatccatctgcccctacccccaccttcatCCATCTGCCCCtgccccaccctcatccacctgcCCCACCGTCAtccatctgcccctcccccaacctcatccatgtacccctacccccaccttcatccatctgcccctacccccaccttcatCCATCTGCCACTCCCCCACCTTCATCCAtctgcccctacccccaccttcatccttctgcccctacccccaccttcatCCATCTGCCACTCCCCCACCTTCATCCATCTGCCCCtgccccaccctcatccacctgtccctcccccttctcatccatCTGTCCCTCCCCACCACACTCATCCATctgcccctacccccttcactcatccacctgcccttccctcccaccctcatccatgTACCCGTCCCCCTTCTCAtccacctgtccctccctcccacccccatccatctgctcccccccccccccgcccccgagaCGCCCACACGAATTACATAAAGGCAACATCGTCACGATCCCATCCCCCCccgcttccccatcccccctctgcccctccccttcctcatatgCTCTTTACGTCATCTCTCGTGGCTCTCTCCTGgtcttccctgtttctcttctcctgtccttgtctattctctttttctctcggcaACTCGCTCTTTTCCTCACTTCTGCTCCTACTATTTATCTCTgtagctttatctctctctttctatctttatctttttctatgtctatgtctatcggTCTACCtaattatccatctgtctatccatctatttatctatgtaaacacatatataagctTACCCACAtccacacgtgcgtgtgtgtgtgtgtgtgtgtgtgtgtgtgtgtgtgtgcgtgcgtgcgtgcgtgcgtgcgtgcgtgcgtgcgtgcgtgcgtgtgtgtgtgtgtgtgtgtgtgtgtgtgtgtgtgtgtgtgtgtgtgtgtgcgtgcgtgtgcgtgtgcgtgtgcgtgtgcgtgtgcgtgtgcgtgtgtgtgtgtgtgtgtgtgtgtgtgtgtgtgtgtgtgtgtgtgtgtgtcttcgtgtacaAACATTAGATTCTCGTTCTTATGTAAATCTCAAGAGTCACAACCCCTTTTCAAAGGTAACAACTATCGCCATGTAATTCCTATATTAAGCCTAACCAAAATCTCATGAAacacattcttccctccctccctctctctcttcttcgtttcttcttttcttccatccttctttccttcctccttccctcctgtctctccttttttcttccttcctccctccctccccctccttcccttctcccctcctccctccttccttgcttccttgcccctccctcccttccttccttccttcccctcccacctccctcccttcctcccctcctcccttccttccccccttcctcccctccccccaactctcccctccctcctccctccccctccccccttcctcccctaccttccccctccttccttccttccctccccctctttccttgcccctcctcccccccccctttccacgtgAGACAGGAGGACGTCGCAAACAGGAGCTTATCTGCTTATTTGCACATCATTCGAGTCATGTCATTTGGGGTCCGTCGCATGTCTTGATAAGTAAGGGTTGTCCTCATTTCTGGTGTTTGgcttggtgtctctctctctctctctcccttctcttctttctcttccttctctcccctttcgctctgtctgtctgtctctgtctctctctttctctcttttttttatatttctccctctgtctgtctctgtctgtgtgtctctctctcactctctctctctcatatatatatatatatatatatatatatatatatatatatatatatatatatatatatatatatatatatatatatatcgatctccctcaatttctccctctgcctctatctctctctctctctctctctctctctctctctctctctctctctctctctttctctctctcttttatctatatatatatatatatatatatatatatatatatatatatatatatatatcgatctccctctctctcctctttctcctccccccctctttctctgtctgtctgtctatcctctcctctttctctctctccctttctctcctatcttcctcctttcccctctccttttctctcatcttcctccctttcctcctctctctctctccaacccacccTTCTCCTTACTAATTTCTCAATTCATTCACAAACGTTTACGCTCACACtattcccttctttcactctctcttctaatTATCGCTACCTTTTTGCAGTTTCTTTCGTTTCaagatacacaaaaaacacacacgcatacgcacatacacatataattactcacgcacatagacacacgctatacacacacagacgcacaggtaCACAATTACTTAATCATTCACTTATTCGTTCACTTACTGACACGTACGCATAcgcagacacactctctctctctctctctctctctctctctctctctctctctctctctctctctctctctctctctcaatctctctctctctctctctcacacacacacacacacacacacacacacacacaaacacacacatacacatacacatatacacacacacacacacacacacacactcgtcctTTGGCAGTGACCTTGAAACGACCCAAAAAGGTAAACATTCCGCCATCGtgtttttattctgctttttattcttttatttatctattcttcgtcTTTATTCTGCTaggctctcattctttcttcttcttttctattgtatttaattttcttttcttttcttttcttaatcttcatCTACTCttagttttctgttttttttcgttcttgttcttttttaatctaatttttgatccttttccttcctcttccttaaatttattttcctttcctatttcttttcatttctatctttcttttcgacatattcttttacttctcctattctccccgtTCATTTTATTCATCGACACtcgttaattttttaaaaatcaactaaacacatataaccacacacatacacgcaagcacacacccacccacctaccttcaCATATCCAAGAcacaccccactccccgcccacccactcacatccaaaccccactcccttcaccctacccacccacccactcacatccaaaccccacccctttccccaacccccacccgcccactcacatccaacccccacccctttccccaacccccacccgcccacctccaaaccccactcccttcaccctacccacccacccactcacatccaaaccccacccctttcccctctctccccacccctctcccctctccctacccaccccaccccaccccaccatcaaAACAAGGCGATATCAGCGACCGCCCCGCGACCCTGCGAccaccgcccccccaccccccgccactccccccaccccctccaccccgctcACCCACGTCAATCGAGTGATAACCAAAGTAATAAACATAAGTACACGCGCCCGTCCCCTCCAAGTGCACAGTACAGCGCTTacgtgtacaaaaaaaaaagaaacaaaaaaaaaaaaagaaaaaaaaaagaaagaaagaaaaaaaaaacacccacgtgCTAATTTGCATGTTGCTCAGTAAATTATGTTTGTGGTACTTTGCgccttatcatattttttcttcttctattatctgtcttatcttcttcctcttctactgcgCGTTTCTTCGTCCattccttcttctgcttttcttgttttgtttgaggttctttttcttcttctccgattAATATAGGTTGGGACTGACTTGCTTGTGTCTcttatttaattctctctctctctctctttctctagctctcccactccctctccctcccccccccccctctcgctctctctctctctctctaaatctcactctcccccctctttcctcctttttctctccctctccttttctctctctctctctctctctccatttctctctccctctgcctttctctgtcttcctctctcttttcctctcctaattccctttccctcttccacttattCTATCGCCTCCGTGTCCCCCTTTCTCCGCctatttccatctcccttcccatctcgttttcattctcttcttttcattctccctctcccttcccatctctctttcattccccctatccctttctccccccatcccccttctcctcttccttccatacccatctccccccttccccccttcccccccccgccccccacctccaaccctgcCTGCGCTTCTCCCAAAACCACGAGCCGGTCTCATGATACAGACCACTTCTCGTCCTCTCTGTCCactcgttctctctgtttctgtgcgtgtgtgtgtgcgtgtgcgtgtgcgtgtgcgtgtgcgtgtgcgtgtgcgtgtgtgtgtgtgagtgagtgagtgtgtgtgtgtgtgtgtgcgtgtgtgtgtgtgtgtgtgtgtgtgtgtgtgtgtgtgtgtgtgtgtgtgtgagtgagtgagtgagtgagtgagtgagtgagtgagtgtgtgtgtgtgtgtgtgtgtgtgtgtgtgtgtgtgtgtgtgtgtgtgtgtgtgtgagtgagtgagtgagtgagtgagtgagtgagtgagtgagtgtgtgtgtgtgtttgtctgtttgactgtctgactgactgactgactgactgactgtctctctcttcctctcccctccctatctcacttttactccttcccctctctacccccccccccccgccgcttcCAACCCAAAGAAGTGCATTTGGAGTGAATAAGCGCACCTTTAATACGTCCAGGAAAGAACAAATTGGCAACTCACCCGGACACTAAAGTACTGcgattcatcttctctcttttttctttatcattctaatCAGCTGATCCTTCCTACCTATCTTTACACACATCCGGACCTTTAAAAAACATTTTCCATTATTtcacaccattttttttctctctctctcaaaagtgaATTGCCGAAtcgcagtttctctctctctctctctctctctctctctctctctctctctctctctccctctccctctccctctccctctccctctccctctccctctccctctctccctccctagggggagacggagaaggagaaggtagaaagagaggatagggggagagggtagagggcaggtggagaagatagagggagagggagaaggtagaaggagagggtaaggggataggataggggagagggcaggtggagagaagagagggcagagggagaaggtagaaggtagaaggagagggtaaggggataggataggggagaggggagagggtataggggagagggtagaggggagagggtagagggagggtcgTCGGGTGTGGATGACAACACACAATCCTTAACATCTACGACTTCTTGTGACTCCGCATTCGCTGATCTGGCCAGACGCTCCAACAGGCGACTGAACcttttctcttgttgttgttcttttataattatcgttatttctacttatcattatcattattattacttatcattattatcaccataattattagtactatcatccttataatgttgttattatgactattattattattactatcattattatcatcatttcttactattattattgtaactgctattgctatcattattatcattataacaaaatcatattaaaacaaaacaaaatacacgaACGGATAtaccacaaaacaacaacatagagCGCAACGACACGCCAACATACGACACAACATACGACACAACATAACAGTGACACACGCCCAACAggatccccctttcacccccccccccttcgccaccATCTTCATGACAGGCAGGGAACCCGTTTCTGGCATTCTTCAGGAGGCGGGACATCCCTCGACgagtaggatggggaggggggaggggaggggaggggggtcctggtgagggaggggaggggacgggaagggggtcctggtggggaggggaggggacgggaagggggtcCTGGTGGGggcatgagggggaggggttggtatgAGGTACGTATCCCTTCTGAAGAATCGATGCCTGAAtgagcgtatgtgcgtgtgtgtgtgtgtgtgtgtgtgcgtttgcgtgtgtatgtgcgtttgcgtatgtgtgcgtgtgtgtgtgcgtgtgcgtgtgcgtgtgcgtgtgcgcgtgtgtccgaATCTCATAAGGCAACTACGCAAACGAGGCTTCTATCCGAGACGAAAGAAGGTTTGTTGTCTTAAAGGCCGAGAAAGTGACTGGCAGAAGAGGAGTCGCGGCTACGGGAGGAAGCCATTGCGGTggcagtagtcgtagtagcagttGTGGTAGAAGTCGTCGTAGTTGTGGTAGAAGTCGTCGTAGTTGTGGTAGAAGAActcgtagttgtagtagaagtccTCGTTGTTGTGGTAGTAGTcctagtagtagttgtggtagaagTCGTCGTAATTGTGGTAGAAGTCGTCGTAATTGTGGTAGAAGTCGTCGTAATTGTGGTAGAAGTCGTCGTAATTGTGGTAGAAGTCGTCGTAATTGTGGTAGAAGAAGTCGTCGTAGTTGTGGTAGAAGAAATCctcgtagttgtagtagaagtccTCGTTGTTGTGGCAGTAGTCCTAATAGCAGTTGTGGCAGTAGTcctagtagtagttgtggtagaagTCGTCGTAGTTGTGGTAGAAGAAATCCTCGAAGTTGTAGTAAATGAAGACTTCGTAGTTATTATAATCGTGGTGGTAGCTGTTGTAGCAATAACAGCCACATCCGACGTTGTAATCGTCATAACATCAGTAGTACTCTTAGCAGCATGCAGAATGTACTCACGCCGTACATTCATAGCAGCTACACTAGAGCAACAGTAGCATTACCAGCAATAGTACTACACTGACAACAGTATCAATACAAGAACAACCCTTAGAGTACCAATAACACAATCAGTacccagtaacaataacaaaaaattaacACCGATACCATCAACAGAAGCAAAGgatccctctctacccccatccactccccctctctaccctcctctacccccatccactccccccccacccccacccccacagcccAAAGCCGGCAACGAGAGAAACCTGAGGAAACCCGTCAGCTGACACCGAGCCACGTGCTCCCCCGCGTTCAAGAAGGGCGAAAATCCATAGAAATTGCGGTCGATTCCCATGGCTAAGGTCACTATCTTGACccaattttcatatttatatagttttttataAGATTATTTGCATAATTGCGGGTGAGAAAAATTGAAGTGTTTTGTATCAAAATAATcagtgaaaagaagggaaatattggaaaataagaaaattaatagtgataaaatcaatgaaaatatagGATGTCAGGTTAAATCTAGAGGACTGATAAAACAGCAATAgcgacaaaacaaagaaataaaaaacaaaatgcccccccccccccaaaaaaaaaaaagaaacgggaaaaatGACAGGAATACAAAAGAACAGATGACAAAATACAAAACGACAGAGAAAcacgaaaatatgaaaatataacacaCCTCTACAACTcaaaagccaaaaataaaatcTATCAAATCCCCCTTAATAAAAGTTCTTCCGATTTTCTTAGCGAGTAGGAGcggcaaaaaacgaaaaaaaaaaatcaaattcaaagCAACTTAAGCCACGCCCCACCCACAAAATGCACCAATCAGAAGCAGTCTCGCCCACAAAATGCACCAATCAGAAGCAGTCTCGCCCACAAAATGCACCAATCAGAAGCAGTCTCGCCCACAAAACGCACCAATCAGAAGCAGTCTCGCCCATACAAAACGCTCCAATCAGAAGCAGTCATCGCCCACAAAATACACCAATCAGAGGCAGTCTCGCCCACAAAACGCACCAATCAGAAGCAGTCTCGCCCACAAAACGCACCAATCAGAAGCAGTCTCGCCCACAAAACGCACCAATCAGAAGCAGTCTCGCCCACAAAACGCACCAATCAGAAGCAGTCTCGCCCACAAAACGCACCAATCAGAAGCAGTCTCGCCCCACAAAACGCACCAATCAGAAGCAGTCTCGCCCACAAAACGCACCAATCAGAAGCAGTCTCGCCCACAAAACGCACCAATCAGAAGCAGTCTCGCCCACAAAACGCACCAATCAGAAGCAGTCTCGCCCACAAAACGCACCAATCAGAAGCAGTCTCGCCCACAAAACGCACCAATCAGAAGCAGTCTCGCCCACAAAACGCACCAATCAGAAGCAGTCTCGCCCACAAAACGCACCAATCAGAAGCAGTCTCGCCCACAAAACGCACCAATCAGAAGCAGTCTCGCCCACAAAACGCACCAATCAGAAGCAGTCTCGCCCACAAAACGCACCAATCAGAACGTCAGATCCGGTACAAACCTACCCCGGCAGCCAATCAAAAGTCCCCAAGTAATCGAAGACACCGGCCGGCTAAAggcagcagggaggggaggggaagggggagggagggaagggtatggtTACTGAGGGTCTGtccgaaaggggagaggagagacggctGCATCGGCGACAGACTCCTCAAGGGTGGTCGTGTCGGGCGGGCGGTCGGATGGTCGGGTGCTACGAACGGCCTTCGCGCATCAGCTGGTCACTGATCCCTCAAGGCCATGCTATGCAGTCGGGCGGACGGGGAAg
This window contains:
- the LOC113822761 gene encoding MFS-type transporter SLC18B1; protein product: MSGYSRRQWVTLVTFSVAQFFNAVCVSLQAPFYPAEAERKGATATQYGLVFGIFELTVFLVSPIYGKFLNRWGAKLINNAGILTVSIMCILFGLLDRVEDTSTFIGLSFAIRIVEACGNAAFVTSAFSIIAKEFPKNVGSAFATMETFFGLGLIAGPTVGGALYEVGGYYLPFVVCGCVLLCAAVVTCCLLPKEDSEGSGDSGSSGGQLLAALRLPSIMLAAFAIMAASFSIGFLQATLEPHLRPLKLSPLQMGLMFVLNGATYALSAPCWGWLCDKKLSPRGVTAFGAVVVVVAFTFVGPMPFLPLDTSLPLCIASLVVHGIGFGAELVATFSGAHRDAIAHGFPDDLSTYGLVSGIWTSTFALGCFAGPSIGGVLLDNIGFKWATVVVAVLHALVALVTALFVCTGIGRTPAPPLGVNGSLSKAEEEKRRLLGSQEGDVDSTYGSAGSSQEYQPI
- the LOC138859506 gene encoding histone H1-like protein HC2; protein product: MHQSEAVSPTKCTNQKQSRPQNAPIRSSLAHKTHQSEAVSPIQNAPIRSSHRPQNTPIRGSLAHKTHQSEAVSPTKRTNQKQSRPQNAPIRSSLAHKTHQSEAVSPTKRTNQKQSRPTKRTNQKQSRPQNAPIRSSLAHKTHQSEAVSPTKRTNQKQSRPQNAPIRSSLAHKTHQSEAVSPTKRTNQKQSRPQNAPIRSSLAHKTHQSEAVSPTKRTNQKQSRPQNAPIRTSDPVQTYPGSQSKVPK